One window from the genome of Sebastes umbrosus isolate fSebUmb1 chromosome 12, fSebUmb1.pri, whole genome shotgun sequence encodes:
- the LOC119498995 gene encoding solute carrier family 12 member 9-like isoform X4: MSEKAPLLHYRLTTSASPVPKDASKPGGATEGRAAGRRTKDKDKTARKLGVVFGVVIPTLLSMFSVVVFLRIGFVVGQAGLYQAIAMFIVAYFIITMTVLSVCAISTNGALDAGGAYYMISRALGPEFGGSIGIMFFFANVCGCALYVLGLVEAIMSTFGIPEEGAAGPHQVLPSGYWWSLLYGTGLLFLCFNVCLVGAHIYAKATFIIVIIVAAVLVTIFINFFIVGPIVVILPDSSGLNGTSLSTGNYTGFQLHTLKGNLLPNYTVDYTTGVMMNFATVFAVMFNGCTGIMAGSNMSGDLKNPSYSIPRGTLAAVLTTFITYNLLSLLVAWTCDRHLLQKDYSFLGDINIWPPLVTIGIYSSTISAAMSNLIGASRILYALAKDNLFGGVLALARKTSRSGNPWASVLVSWLLVQNLTLSSEKPSLETVWNRTGSFKNTWQVVLFAGKLNTIAGIVTIFFLLVYAAVNLACLALELASAPNFRPSFRCFTWHTCTLGILGCLVMMFLISDIYAFASIAFMLLLLMLIHYLGPISNWGYISQALIFHQVRKYLLMLDVRKDHVKFWRPQLLLMVANPRSCTGLIAFINDLKKSGLYVLGHVKLGLLDGLPSDPLQSRYDSWLSLVDHLNIKAFVNLTLADSVRHGVQNLLFITGFGGRNEAKHPCLGFL; the protein is encoded by the exons ATGTCAGAAAAGGCTCCGCTTCTTCATTACCGACTCACCACCAGCGCCAGTCCGGTGCCGAAAGATGCGTCCAAACCCGGCGGGGCCACGGAGGGCCGAGCCGCCGGTCGAAGGACCAAGGACAAGGACAAGACCGCCCGGAAGCTCGGAGTGGTGTTCGGCGTGGTCATACCGACTCTACTGTCCATGTTCAGCGTCGTTGTGTTCCTGCGAATTG GATTTGTTGTGGGCCAAGCAGGGCTCTACCAGGCCATCGCCATGTTCATAGTGGCCTACTTTATCATCACAATGACCGTGCTTTCTGTCTGTGCCATCTCCACCAATGGGGCTTTAGACGCTGGAGGTGCCTACT ACATGATCAGCCGAGCCCTGGGTCCAGAGTTTGGCGGCAGCATTGGGAtcatgtttttctttgccaatgTGTGTGGCTGTGCTCTCTATGTTTTGGGTCTGGTTGAGGCAATCATGTCTACCTTTGGCATCCCAGAAG AGGGTGCTGCAGGTCCCCATCAGGTGCTGCCCTCTGGATATTGGTGGTCTCTGCTGTATGGCACTGGCCTACTCTTCCTGTGTTTCAATGTCTGCTTG GTGGGTGCCCACATCTATGCCAAAGCCACCTTTATTATCGTCATCATAGTTGCGGCAGTTTTGGTTACCATCTTCATCAACTTTTTCATTGTGGGGCCGATCGTGGTGATTCTGCCAGATAGTTCTGGTCTAAATGGTACCAGCCTGAGCACTGGCAATTACACTGGCTTCCAGCTCCACACCTTGAAGGGCAACTTATTGC CCAATTACACAGTAGACTACACCACCGGTGTCATGATGAATTTTGCCACAGTGTTTGCTGTCATGTTCAATGGCTGTACTGGGATCATGGCAGGCTCCAACATGTCAG GCGACCTGAAAAACCCCAGCTACTCCATCCCGAGAGGAACGCTTGCAGCTGTTCTTACAACTTTCATCACATACAATCTGCTCAGTCTGCTGGTTGCGTGGACCTGTGACCG TCACCTCCTCCAAAAAGACTACAGTTTCCTGGGCGACATCAATATATGGCCGCCCCTGGTGACAATTGGGATTTACTCCTCCACCATATCTGCTGCCATGAGTAACCTGATAGGAGCCTCCCGGATCCTGTATGCACTGGCCAAAGACAACCTGTTTG GTGGCGTCCTGGCTCTGGCAAGGAAAACATCTCGGAGTGGGAACCCCTGGGCCTCTGTGCTTGTCTCCTGGTTGCTTGTACAG AACCTGACCCTGTCATCTGAGAAGccatcattggaaactgtttggaataGGACAGGCTCTTtcaaaaatacttggcag GTGGTGCTGTTTGCTGGTAAATTGAACACCATTGCTGGTATTGTAACTATCTTCTTCTTGTTGGTCTATGCTGCTGTGAATCTGGCCTGTCTGGCTCTTGAATTGGCTTCTGCACCAAACTTCAG aCCCTCATTCCGTTGTTTCACGTGGCATACATGCACTCTGGGCATTCTTGGTTGCCTGGTCATGATGTTCCTGATTAGTGACATTTATGCATTTGCCAGCATTGCCTTTATGCTCCTGCTGTTAATGCTTATCCACTACCTTGGTCCCATCAGCAACTGGGGCTACATCAGCCAGGCGCTCATCTTCCACCAG GTGCGCAAGTACCTGTTGATGTTGGATGTGCGTAAGGACCATGTGAAGTTCTGGAGGCcccagctgctgctgatggtgGCCAACCCTCGCAGCTGTACAGGTCTCATTGCTTTCATTAATGACCTTAAGAAGAGTGGCCTCTACGTCCTGGGACATGTAAAGCTGGGTTTACTGG ACGGGTTGCCCTCTGATCCCCTGCAGAGCCGTTACGACTCCTGGCTGTCTCTAGTGGACCATCTAAACATCAAGGCATTTGTCAACCTCACCCTGGCAGACTCTGTCCGACACGGAGTTCAGAACCTGCTTTTCATCACAGGCTTTGGTGG GCGGAATGAGGCCAAACACCCTTGTCTTGGGTTTCTATGA
- the LOC119498995 gene encoding solute carrier family 12 member 9-like isoform X2 — protein sequence MSEKAPLLHYRLTTSASPVPKDASKPGGATEGRAAGRRTKDKDKTARKLGVVFGVVIPTLLSMFSVVVFLRIGFVVGQAGLYQAIAMFIVAYFIITMTVLSVCAISTNGALDAGGAYYMISRALGPEFGGSIGIMFFFANVCGCALYVLGLVEAIMSTFGIPEEGAAGPHQVLPSGYWWSLLYGTGLLFLCFNVCLVGAHIYAKATFIIVIIVAAVLVTIFINFFIVGPIVVILPDSSGLNGTSLSTGNYTGFQLHTLKGNLLPNYTVDYTTGVMMNFATVFAVMFNGCTGIMAGSNMSGDLKNPSYSIPRGTLAAVLTTFITYNLLSLLVAWTCDRHLLQKDYSFLGDINIWPPLVTIGIYSSTISAAMSNLIGASRILYALAKDNLFGGVLALARKTSRSGNPWASVLVSWLLVQVVLFAGKLNTIAGIVTIFFLLVYAAVNLACLALELASAPNFRPSFRCFTWHTCTLGILGCLVMMFLISDIYAFASIAFMLLLLMLIHYLGPISNWGYISQALIFHQVRKYLLMLDVRKDHVKFWRPQLLLMVANPRSCTGLIAFINDLKKSGLYVLGHVKLGLLDGLPSDPLQSRYDSWLSLVDHLNIKAFVNLTLADSVRHGVQNLLFITGFGGMRPNTLVLGFYDDCTPQDNLQGTIILSTGYGLDTVTPSIHPQEQRFPFFPNVRGFEELKDLQEEEYVSVIADAVKMGKNVTLARNFNQFNRDKVLASVKKIRSHRSTTVPFVDVWPLNLLRPDSSGYVDTCSLFLLQLACVLQESRAWSQAKLRLFLCVEAGCSLKETEEKKLRAMLKELRISAKVQMVAWDQVVALHWQRQGGRERGNLEEAAQNEERERPDEAEKKDCIQTFPNNAAQLTDEYICAVNNLIRRHGAPQPAVRFLYLPRPPADTSRYRSYLHQAEVLSRDLGPTLLVHGVTPVVTTDL from the exons ATGTCAGAAAAGGCTCCGCTTCTTCATTACCGACTCACCACCAGCGCCAGTCCGGTGCCGAAAGATGCGTCCAAACCCGGCGGGGCCACGGAGGGCCGAGCCGCCGGTCGAAGGACCAAGGACAAGGACAAGACCGCCCGGAAGCTCGGAGTGGTGTTCGGCGTGGTCATACCGACTCTACTGTCCATGTTCAGCGTCGTTGTGTTCCTGCGAATTG GATTTGTTGTGGGCCAAGCAGGGCTCTACCAGGCCATCGCCATGTTCATAGTGGCCTACTTTATCATCACAATGACCGTGCTTTCTGTCTGTGCCATCTCCACCAATGGGGCTTTAGACGCTGGAGGTGCCTACT ACATGATCAGCCGAGCCCTGGGTCCAGAGTTTGGCGGCAGCATTGGGAtcatgtttttctttgccaatgTGTGTGGCTGTGCTCTCTATGTTTTGGGTCTGGTTGAGGCAATCATGTCTACCTTTGGCATCCCAGAAG AGGGTGCTGCAGGTCCCCATCAGGTGCTGCCCTCTGGATATTGGTGGTCTCTGCTGTATGGCACTGGCCTACTCTTCCTGTGTTTCAATGTCTGCTTG GTGGGTGCCCACATCTATGCCAAAGCCACCTTTATTATCGTCATCATAGTTGCGGCAGTTTTGGTTACCATCTTCATCAACTTTTTCATTGTGGGGCCGATCGTGGTGATTCTGCCAGATAGTTCTGGTCTAAATGGTACCAGCCTGAGCACTGGCAATTACACTGGCTTCCAGCTCCACACCTTGAAGGGCAACTTATTGC CCAATTACACAGTAGACTACACCACCGGTGTCATGATGAATTTTGCCACAGTGTTTGCTGTCATGTTCAATGGCTGTACTGGGATCATGGCAGGCTCCAACATGTCAG GCGACCTGAAAAACCCCAGCTACTCCATCCCGAGAGGAACGCTTGCAGCTGTTCTTACAACTTTCATCACATACAATCTGCTCAGTCTGCTGGTTGCGTGGACCTGTGACCG TCACCTCCTCCAAAAAGACTACAGTTTCCTGGGCGACATCAATATATGGCCGCCCCTGGTGACAATTGGGATTTACTCCTCCACCATATCTGCTGCCATGAGTAACCTGATAGGAGCCTCCCGGATCCTGTATGCACTGGCCAAAGACAACCTGTTTG GTGGCGTCCTGGCTCTGGCAAGGAAAACATCTCGGAGTGGGAACCCCTGGGCCTCTGTGCTTGTCTCCTGGTTGCTTGTACAG GTGGTGCTGTTTGCTGGTAAATTGAACACCATTGCTGGTATTGTAACTATCTTCTTCTTGTTGGTCTATGCTGCTGTGAATCTGGCCTGTCTGGCTCTTGAATTGGCTTCTGCACCAAACTTCAG aCCCTCATTCCGTTGTTTCACGTGGCATACATGCACTCTGGGCATTCTTGGTTGCCTGGTCATGATGTTCCTGATTAGTGACATTTATGCATTTGCCAGCATTGCCTTTATGCTCCTGCTGTTAATGCTTATCCACTACCTTGGTCCCATCAGCAACTGGGGCTACATCAGCCAGGCGCTCATCTTCCACCAG GTGCGCAAGTACCTGTTGATGTTGGATGTGCGTAAGGACCATGTGAAGTTCTGGAGGCcccagctgctgctgatggtgGCCAACCCTCGCAGCTGTACAGGTCTCATTGCTTTCATTAATGACCTTAAGAAGAGTGGCCTCTACGTCCTGGGACATGTAAAGCTGGGTTTACTGG ACGGGTTGCCCTCTGATCCCCTGCAGAGCCGTTACGACTCCTGGCTGTCTCTAGTGGACCATCTAAACATCAAGGCATTTGTCAACCTCACCCTGGCAGACTCTGTCCGACACGGAGTTCAGAACCTGCTTTTCATCACAGGCTTTG GCGGAATGAGGCCAAACACCCTTGTCTTGGGTTTCTATGATGACTGCACCCCTCAAGACAACCTCCAAGGTACAATTATCCTGTCTACAGGCTATGGCTTGGATACAGTGACTCCATCCATACACCCCCAAGAGCAACGGTTTCCCTTCTTCCCTAATGTGCGGGGGTTCGAGGAACTCAAAGACCTTCAGGAAGAGGAATATGTGTCTGTGATTGCTGACGCTGTAAAAATGGGTAAGAATGTGACACTGGCCCGTAACTTCAACCAATTCAACCGGGACAAGGTCTTGGCGTCGGTAAAAAAGATTAGGAGCCACCGAAGCACGACGGTGCCATTCGTTGACGTGTGGCCTCTGAATCTGCTTCGACCAGACAGCAGCGGTTACGTCGACACCTGCTCACTGTTCCTGCTGCAGTTGGCCTGCGTGCTTCAAGAGTCCCGTGCCTGGAGCCAGGCGAAACTCCGCCTCTTCCTGTGTGTGGAGGCCGGTTGCAGTCTgaaggagacggaggagaagaAGCTCCGGGCGATGCTAAAGGAGCTAAGGATTTCAGCAAAGGTGCAGATGGTGGCATGGGACCAGGTGGTGGCGCTCCACTGGCAGAgacaaggaggaagagagagagggaatctGGAAGAGGCTGCACAGaatgaggagagggagaggccAGATGAAGCTGAGAAGAAAGATTGTATCCAAACGTTTCCTAATAATGCTGCTCAGCTGACCGATGAGTACATCTGTGCTGTCAACAATCTGATTCGCCGACACGGTGCTCCTCAGCCTGCTGTGCGTTTCCTGTATTTACCCCGACCACCAGCAGACACAAGCCGTTACCGATCCTACCTGCACCAGGCGGAAGTGTTGAGTCGAGACCTGGGCCCAACATTGCTCGTTCACGGGGTCACACCTGTGGTCACTACTGACCTCTAA
- the LOC119498995 gene encoding solute carrier family 12 member 9-like isoform X3 — protein MSEKAPLLHYRLTTSASPVPKDASKPGGATEGRAAGRRTKDKDKTARKLGVVFGVVIPTLLSMFSVVVFLRIGFVVGQAGLYQAIAMFIVAYFIITMTVLSVCAISTNGALDAGGAYYMISRALGPEFGGSIGIMFFFANVCGCALYVLGLVEAIMSTFGIPEEGAAGPHQVLPSGYWWSLLYGTGLLFLCFNVCLVGAHIYAKATFIIVIIVAAVLVTIFINFFIVGPIVVILPDSSGLNGTSLSTGNYTGFQLHTLKGNLLPNYTVDYTTGVMMNFATVFAVMFNGCTGIMAGSNMSGDLKNPSYSIPRGTLAAVLTTFITYNLLSLLVAWTCDRHLLQKDYSFLGDINIWPPLVTIGIYSSTISAAMSNLIGASRILYALAKDNLFGGVLALARKTSRSGNPWASVLVSWLLVQNLTLSSEKPSLETVWNRTGSFKNTWQVVLFAGKLNTIAGIVTIFFLLVYAAVNLACLALELASAPNFRPSFRCFTWHTCTLGILGCLVMMFLISDIYAFASIAFMLLLLMLIHYLGPISNWGYISQALIFHQVRKYLLMLDVRKDHVKFWRPQLLLMVANPRSCTGLIAFINDLKKSGLYVLGHVKLGLLDGLPSDPLQSRYDSWLSLVDHLNIKAFVNLTLADSVRHGVQNLLFITGFGGMRPNTLVLGFYDDCTPQDNLQGTIILSTGYGLDTVTPSIHPQEQRFPFFPNVRGFEELKDLQEEEYVSVIADAVKMDSSGYVDTCSLFLLQLACVLQESRAWSQAKLRLFLCVEAGCSLKETEEKKLRAMLKELRISAKVQMVAWDQVVALHWQRQGGRERGNLEEAAQNEERERPDEAEKKDCIQTFPNNAAQLTDEYICAVNNLIRRHGAPQPAVRFLYLPRPPADTSRYRSYLHQAEVLSRDLGPTLLVHGVTPVVTTDL, from the exons ATGTCAGAAAAGGCTCCGCTTCTTCATTACCGACTCACCACCAGCGCCAGTCCGGTGCCGAAAGATGCGTCCAAACCCGGCGGGGCCACGGAGGGCCGAGCCGCCGGTCGAAGGACCAAGGACAAGGACAAGACCGCCCGGAAGCTCGGAGTGGTGTTCGGCGTGGTCATACCGACTCTACTGTCCATGTTCAGCGTCGTTGTGTTCCTGCGAATTG GATTTGTTGTGGGCCAAGCAGGGCTCTACCAGGCCATCGCCATGTTCATAGTGGCCTACTTTATCATCACAATGACCGTGCTTTCTGTCTGTGCCATCTCCACCAATGGGGCTTTAGACGCTGGAGGTGCCTACT ACATGATCAGCCGAGCCCTGGGTCCAGAGTTTGGCGGCAGCATTGGGAtcatgtttttctttgccaatgTGTGTGGCTGTGCTCTCTATGTTTTGGGTCTGGTTGAGGCAATCATGTCTACCTTTGGCATCCCAGAAG AGGGTGCTGCAGGTCCCCATCAGGTGCTGCCCTCTGGATATTGGTGGTCTCTGCTGTATGGCACTGGCCTACTCTTCCTGTGTTTCAATGTCTGCTTG GTGGGTGCCCACATCTATGCCAAAGCCACCTTTATTATCGTCATCATAGTTGCGGCAGTTTTGGTTACCATCTTCATCAACTTTTTCATTGTGGGGCCGATCGTGGTGATTCTGCCAGATAGTTCTGGTCTAAATGGTACCAGCCTGAGCACTGGCAATTACACTGGCTTCCAGCTCCACACCTTGAAGGGCAACTTATTGC CCAATTACACAGTAGACTACACCACCGGTGTCATGATGAATTTTGCCACAGTGTTTGCTGTCATGTTCAATGGCTGTACTGGGATCATGGCAGGCTCCAACATGTCAG GCGACCTGAAAAACCCCAGCTACTCCATCCCGAGAGGAACGCTTGCAGCTGTTCTTACAACTTTCATCACATACAATCTGCTCAGTCTGCTGGTTGCGTGGACCTGTGACCG TCACCTCCTCCAAAAAGACTACAGTTTCCTGGGCGACATCAATATATGGCCGCCCCTGGTGACAATTGGGATTTACTCCTCCACCATATCTGCTGCCATGAGTAACCTGATAGGAGCCTCCCGGATCCTGTATGCACTGGCCAAAGACAACCTGTTTG GTGGCGTCCTGGCTCTGGCAAGGAAAACATCTCGGAGTGGGAACCCCTGGGCCTCTGTGCTTGTCTCCTGGTTGCTTGTACAG AACCTGACCCTGTCATCTGAGAAGccatcattggaaactgtttggaataGGACAGGCTCTTtcaaaaatacttggcag GTGGTGCTGTTTGCTGGTAAATTGAACACCATTGCTGGTATTGTAACTATCTTCTTCTTGTTGGTCTATGCTGCTGTGAATCTGGCCTGTCTGGCTCTTGAATTGGCTTCTGCACCAAACTTCAG aCCCTCATTCCGTTGTTTCACGTGGCATACATGCACTCTGGGCATTCTTGGTTGCCTGGTCATGATGTTCCTGATTAGTGACATTTATGCATTTGCCAGCATTGCCTTTATGCTCCTGCTGTTAATGCTTATCCACTACCTTGGTCCCATCAGCAACTGGGGCTACATCAGCCAGGCGCTCATCTTCCACCAG GTGCGCAAGTACCTGTTGATGTTGGATGTGCGTAAGGACCATGTGAAGTTCTGGAGGCcccagctgctgctgatggtgGCCAACCCTCGCAGCTGTACAGGTCTCATTGCTTTCATTAATGACCTTAAGAAGAGTGGCCTCTACGTCCTGGGACATGTAAAGCTGGGTTTACTGG ACGGGTTGCCCTCTGATCCCCTGCAGAGCCGTTACGACTCCTGGCTGTCTCTAGTGGACCATCTAAACATCAAGGCATTTGTCAACCTCACCCTGGCAGACTCTGTCCGACACGGAGTTCAGAACCTGCTTTTCATCACAGGCTTTG GCGGAATGAGGCCAAACACCCTTGTCTTGGGTTTCTATGATGACTGCACCCCTCAAGACAACCTCCAAGGTACAATTATCCTGTCTACAGGCTATGGCTTGGATACAGTGACTCCATCCATACACCCCCAAGAGCAACGGTTTCCCTTCTTCCCTAATGTGCGGGGGTTCGAGGAACTCAAAGACCTTCAGGAAGAGGAATATGTGTCTGTGATTGCTGACGCTGTAAAAATGG ACAGCAGCGGTTACGTCGACACCTGCTCACTGTTCCTGCTGCAGTTGGCCTGCGTGCTTCAAGAGTCCCGTGCCTGGAGCCAGGCGAAACTCCGCCTCTTCCTGTGTGTGGAGGCCGGTTGCAGTCTgaaggagacggaggagaagaAGCTCCGGGCGATGCTAAAGGAGCTAAGGATTTCAGCAAAGGTGCAGATGGTGGCATGGGACCAGGTGGTGGCGCTCCACTGGCAGAgacaaggaggaagagagagagggaatctGGAAGAGGCTGCACAGaatgaggagagggagaggccAGATGAAGCTGAGAAGAAAGATTGTATCCAAACGTTTCCTAATAATGCTGCTCAGCTGACCGATGAGTACATCTGTGCTGTCAACAATCTGATTCGCCGACACGGTGCTCCTCAGCCTGCTGTGCGTTTCCTGTATTTACCCCGACCACCAGCAGACACAAGCCGTTACCGATCCTACCTGCACCAGGCGGAAGTGTTGAGTCGAGACCTGGGCCCAACATTGCTCGTTCACGGGGTCACACCTGTGGTCACTACTGACCTCTAA
- the LOC119498995 gene encoding solute carrier family 12 member 9-like isoform X1 has protein sequence MSEKAPLLHYRLTTSASPVPKDASKPGGATEGRAAGRRTKDKDKTARKLGVVFGVVIPTLLSMFSVVVFLRIGFVVGQAGLYQAIAMFIVAYFIITMTVLSVCAISTNGALDAGGAYYMISRALGPEFGGSIGIMFFFANVCGCALYVLGLVEAIMSTFGIPEEGAAGPHQVLPSGYWWSLLYGTGLLFLCFNVCLVGAHIYAKATFIIVIIVAAVLVTIFINFFIVGPIVVILPDSSGLNGTSLSTGNYTGFQLHTLKGNLLPNYTVDYTTGVMMNFATVFAVMFNGCTGIMAGSNMSGDLKNPSYSIPRGTLAAVLTTFITYNLLSLLVAWTCDRHLLQKDYSFLGDINIWPPLVTIGIYSSTISAAMSNLIGASRILYALAKDNLFGGVLALARKTSRSGNPWASVLVSWLLVQNLTLSSEKPSLETVWNRTGSFKNTWQVVLFAGKLNTIAGIVTIFFLLVYAAVNLACLALELASAPNFRPSFRCFTWHTCTLGILGCLVMMFLISDIYAFASIAFMLLLLMLIHYLGPISNWGYISQALIFHQVRKYLLMLDVRKDHVKFWRPQLLLMVANPRSCTGLIAFINDLKKSGLYVLGHVKLGLLDGLPSDPLQSRYDSWLSLVDHLNIKAFVNLTLADSVRHGVQNLLFITGFGGMRPNTLVLGFYDDCTPQDNLQGTIILSTGYGLDTVTPSIHPQEQRFPFFPNVRGFEELKDLQEEEYVSVIADAVKMGKNVTLARNFNQFNRDKVLASVKKIRSHRSTTVPFVDVWPLNLLRPDSSGYVDTCSLFLLQLACVLQESRAWSQAKLRLFLCVEAGCSLKETEEKKLRAMLKELRISAKVQMVAWDQVVALHWQRQGGRERGNLEEAAQNEERERPDEAEKKDCIQTFPNNAAQLTDEYICAVNNLIRRHGAPQPAVRFLYLPRPPADTSRYRSYLHQAEVLSRDLGPTLLVHGVTPVVTTDL, from the exons ATGTCAGAAAAGGCTCCGCTTCTTCATTACCGACTCACCACCAGCGCCAGTCCGGTGCCGAAAGATGCGTCCAAACCCGGCGGGGCCACGGAGGGCCGAGCCGCCGGTCGAAGGACCAAGGACAAGGACAAGACCGCCCGGAAGCTCGGAGTGGTGTTCGGCGTGGTCATACCGACTCTACTGTCCATGTTCAGCGTCGTTGTGTTCCTGCGAATTG GATTTGTTGTGGGCCAAGCAGGGCTCTACCAGGCCATCGCCATGTTCATAGTGGCCTACTTTATCATCACAATGACCGTGCTTTCTGTCTGTGCCATCTCCACCAATGGGGCTTTAGACGCTGGAGGTGCCTACT ACATGATCAGCCGAGCCCTGGGTCCAGAGTTTGGCGGCAGCATTGGGAtcatgtttttctttgccaatgTGTGTGGCTGTGCTCTCTATGTTTTGGGTCTGGTTGAGGCAATCATGTCTACCTTTGGCATCCCAGAAG AGGGTGCTGCAGGTCCCCATCAGGTGCTGCCCTCTGGATATTGGTGGTCTCTGCTGTATGGCACTGGCCTACTCTTCCTGTGTTTCAATGTCTGCTTG GTGGGTGCCCACATCTATGCCAAAGCCACCTTTATTATCGTCATCATAGTTGCGGCAGTTTTGGTTACCATCTTCATCAACTTTTTCATTGTGGGGCCGATCGTGGTGATTCTGCCAGATAGTTCTGGTCTAAATGGTACCAGCCTGAGCACTGGCAATTACACTGGCTTCCAGCTCCACACCTTGAAGGGCAACTTATTGC CCAATTACACAGTAGACTACACCACCGGTGTCATGATGAATTTTGCCACAGTGTTTGCTGTCATGTTCAATGGCTGTACTGGGATCATGGCAGGCTCCAACATGTCAG GCGACCTGAAAAACCCCAGCTACTCCATCCCGAGAGGAACGCTTGCAGCTGTTCTTACAACTTTCATCACATACAATCTGCTCAGTCTGCTGGTTGCGTGGACCTGTGACCG TCACCTCCTCCAAAAAGACTACAGTTTCCTGGGCGACATCAATATATGGCCGCCCCTGGTGACAATTGGGATTTACTCCTCCACCATATCTGCTGCCATGAGTAACCTGATAGGAGCCTCCCGGATCCTGTATGCACTGGCCAAAGACAACCTGTTTG GTGGCGTCCTGGCTCTGGCAAGGAAAACATCTCGGAGTGGGAACCCCTGGGCCTCTGTGCTTGTCTCCTGGTTGCTTGTACAG AACCTGACCCTGTCATCTGAGAAGccatcattggaaactgtttggaataGGACAGGCTCTTtcaaaaatacttggcag GTGGTGCTGTTTGCTGGTAAATTGAACACCATTGCTGGTATTGTAACTATCTTCTTCTTGTTGGTCTATGCTGCTGTGAATCTGGCCTGTCTGGCTCTTGAATTGGCTTCTGCACCAAACTTCAG aCCCTCATTCCGTTGTTTCACGTGGCATACATGCACTCTGGGCATTCTTGGTTGCCTGGTCATGATGTTCCTGATTAGTGACATTTATGCATTTGCCAGCATTGCCTTTATGCTCCTGCTGTTAATGCTTATCCACTACCTTGGTCCCATCAGCAACTGGGGCTACATCAGCCAGGCGCTCATCTTCCACCAG GTGCGCAAGTACCTGTTGATGTTGGATGTGCGTAAGGACCATGTGAAGTTCTGGAGGCcccagctgctgctgatggtgGCCAACCCTCGCAGCTGTACAGGTCTCATTGCTTTCATTAATGACCTTAAGAAGAGTGGCCTCTACGTCCTGGGACATGTAAAGCTGGGTTTACTGG ACGGGTTGCCCTCTGATCCCCTGCAGAGCCGTTACGACTCCTGGCTGTCTCTAGTGGACCATCTAAACATCAAGGCATTTGTCAACCTCACCCTGGCAGACTCTGTCCGACACGGAGTTCAGAACCTGCTTTTCATCACAGGCTTTG GCGGAATGAGGCCAAACACCCTTGTCTTGGGTTTCTATGATGACTGCACCCCTCAAGACAACCTCCAAGGTACAATTATCCTGTCTACAGGCTATGGCTTGGATACAGTGACTCCATCCATACACCCCCAAGAGCAACGGTTTCCCTTCTTCCCTAATGTGCGGGGGTTCGAGGAACTCAAAGACCTTCAGGAAGAGGAATATGTGTCTGTGATTGCTGACGCTGTAAAAATGGGTAAGAATGTGACACTGGCCCGTAACTTCAACCAATTCAACCGGGACAAGGTCTTGGCGTCGGTAAAAAAGATTAGGAGCCACCGAAGCACGACGGTGCCATTCGTTGACGTGTGGCCTCTGAATCTGCTTCGACCAGACAGCAGCGGTTACGTCGACACCTGCTCACTGTTCCTGCTGCAGTTGGCCTGCGTGCTTCAAGAGTCCCGTGCCTGGAGCCAGGCGAAACTCCGCCTCTTCCTGTGTGTGGAGGCCGGTTGCAGTCTgaaggagacggaggagaagaAGCTCCGGGCGATGCTAAAGGAGCTAAGGATTTCAGCAAAGGTGCAGATGGTGGCATGGGACCAGGTGGTGGCGCTCCACTGGCAGAgacaaggaggaagagagagagggaatctGGAAGAGGCTGCACAGaatgaggagagggagaggccAGATGAAGCTGAGAAGAAAGATTGTATCCAAACGTTTCCTAATAATGCTGCTCAGCTGACCGATGAGTACATCTGTGCTGTCAACAATCTGATTCGCCGACACGGTGCTCCTCAGCCTGCTGTGCGTTTCCTGTATTTACCCCGACCACCAGCAGACACAAGCCGTTACCGATCCTACCTGCACCAGGCGGAAGTGTTGAGTCGAGACCTGGGCCCAACATTGCTCGTTCACGGGGTCACACCTGTGGTCACTACTGACCTCTAA